Genomic window (Ostrea edulis chromosome 9, xbOstEdul1.1, whole genome shotgun sequence):
ACGAGACATGCGTGGCGCCAAGATAATGACTCTCTACAAAAACAAAGGCTACCATAGCGACTGTAACACCTACAGGGGCATTTCCCTGTTGAGCATTGTTCGCAAAGTCTGCAAGAATCATTTTAGCCCAACTGAAGATTCTAGCGGCACGAGTTTATCCTGAATCTCCGTGCGGATTCAGGAAAGGGAGATCCATCATTGACTACATGATCCTCTCAGTGAGACAGCTGCAGGAGAAGTGCCAAGAGCAAAACGAACTATTTTCCTTGCCTTCATAGATCTGATGAAGGCGTTTGACCTCGTCGGCAGAAGGGACCTCTTCCAACTCCTGAAGAAGATCAGATACCCCCGAAGCTGAACTCCATCATTGTGTCCTTCCACACCGACATACTCAGCACATTGAGTTTATACTGAGCTACAACGACTCAACATCAGACCCGTTCCCCCATCAACAGTGGAGTAAAACAGGGATGTGTACTCGACCTAACCCTCTTCGGGATCTTTTTCTTGATGTTCCCGGCCCGTGCCTTCAAAGAGAACGAAGATTGAGCCTACCTGCAAACGCGGTACGACGGCAAGCTGTACCACCTGGCCAGACTACGTGCCAAGACCAAGATCAGACATGTCACCATCAGGGCGACTCGTTTTGCCGATGATGCTGTCTTGTTAATGCACACTGAAGAAGCACCCCAAAGGCTGATTTACCGCTTCGCAATGGTGTGCGATGAATTTGATCTCACAATCAGCATAAAAAAGACTGAAGTGATGGGGTAGAGAACAGACCCCCGAGCATCCATATAGGGAGTCAGGGATTCAACGCAGTTGACAAACAGTACTTGGGGTCCACTATCAGTGCAAACCTCTCTCTTGAGCCAGAGATCAACTCCAGGATCCCCAAAGCAGCCGCAGTGATGTCAAAGCTACACAAGAGAGTGTGGGCCAACAACATCCTGACGGAGAATACTAAGATGCAGGAGTACAGAGCCTGTGTCTTGTCCACACTCCTATACTCCAGCGAAACTTGGACATCATACACTGTCCAGGAAAAGCAACTGAACAGCTTCCATCTGCGCTATCTAAGACGCATACTCGTGGTCAGAGGGCAGAAGAGAATCCCCAATACTGAGGTGCTGGAGAGCGCTGGACTGCCAACCATCTACACCCTCCTCAGTTAGCGCTGCCTCCACTGGCTAGGCCACGTTTGCAGAATGGGGGATGGCAGGATGCCTAAGGATCTGCTATATTGGGAACTCTCGGGAGGCTCTAGACCCCATGACCGCTCCAGACTGCGCTTCAAAGACATCTACAAAAGGGATATGAAGAGTGCTGGAATCGACACACAGTCGTGGGAAAGCCTTGCAAGGTCCCGGGACTCTTGGAGAGCCGCTGTGCAGATCGGCACCAAATAAGATGGCAAGAAGCGCATCGACTccctgaagaagaagaagagagaCACCCGCAAGTTCAGCTTCAGAGGCCAGGTGGTGACAATCCACACCTGTACCATTTGCGGCAAAGACTGCCACTCCCACATTGGCCTTCACAGCCACACGAGGAGATGCAGCAAACAAGACCTGACTTAGCATGGTGCAGCTATCGTCTCTCGAGACGGAAGGAGACCGACGACGGTGACGAGTATGGCTTTGATTTGAAAGCTAAACTTTACAGCTAGTTGATGGCTCAAGTCTACGTACGGGTAGAGGAAGGGGTTCCTTCTTTAATAGCCTATCCTATCGGCGAAAGTGTTCATCTAAGATGAAATTTCTTTAGGGGACGAAATAGAAATTTGAATCaagtgaagaaaatgaaaatttcttaTCTCTTTATTTctgaacatttttttaaatcccaTTCTCGTTCTTGTTTGTTTTCTCAGTTTCTTTGAAATCAATGTTCTTTGTCTGAATTTGATCTTCCAAAGCCTTGCCTTTCGTCTCCGGAAACATGAGCGAAATAATAGCAGATAAAAACATTGAGCCCCCAAACAGAAAATAGAGCAGTCCTGGAACCTTGGTGTTCTGAAAAGAATAAAAAGAATACGAATTATTCTTATTCAAAGCAAAAACTAAAGTGTTCTTAGGAACATCGTGTCGAGTGTGATTACCTCAGTTAATTAACATTATTTTACTCACCAAGTGAACGAGTTAACATTAATTTACTCACCAAGTGAACGAGTTAGCATTAATTTACTAACTAGTGAAAGAGTTAACATTATTTTACTCACCAAGTGAACAATTTGAGGGGCAATCATTGCTCCAACACGTGACACTGAACTCAGAAATCCGTACGAAATGTTTCTACAATAATGCATGACTGTCATATAGATTAGTTTTTGTGATTAGTTCGACTACATAAAAATTATTTCCGTAAATACTCTAATAAGATTATAATAACGAGATATTTTTGCAAACATAATTAGTTTTCTGTCTCCGGCATGCTCCCACCCCACTTTGACAtccatgaaaaaaataaaaacatattgaCCTATGACCTTTTGATTAGACATTCAACGTGATTCATGTAATAGTTATACTAATGACGAGTCGGTCGATGAAATTTCCCGACTGTCGGGTAAAGGGTCTTACTTTATCAATAAAAACTATatgaaaagtatatatatatatatatatatatatatatatatatagaatgaattttaaagtaGAATAGATAGAAAGTCTcgttatctttttttttttaaattattttagctTTTACGTATTTTGACCTTTCAACCCAGAAAACCAATAGGCAACTTTCACCTCCCATCCATTGCAAACAAAATACTTATTCGACCGCAcacacatgcatgtacatattcaaTTTCATTTGCGGATTTGATTTACTTATCCTAAAGTTTGAGAATTTTCACACTTATTGGGAAGGATCCAGCTGTAGGTAAATTTGTGTCTGGCGCTCAAGGTCATAGCAGTGGAAATTTTGTAACATTTTCAAGGTTATATTTGAAACCATACAACGATTGATTGTTTGCTGTGATTCTGAGGTCAGACGATAATCTCTGGAATTATTGCGTGTCGTTTGGTTATTCCTTTTGAATACTAACCTAATCACTGTGGGATAGAGTTCAGTAGTGTACGTCATAAGAGCTGGCCATGCCGCCGACACTCCCAATTTGGCCGCCAGGGAGAATCCTGTGATCATGCTCGCCTTGTCTGGGACGTCTACAGTGAACAAGCAGAAATGTCATGTATATACCAACGGAATGGTAATATCCATTTTCCTAATCGTGTGAATTTTGTAGATTCCACCAATGCCTAATATTACCTCTGCAGGGAAATATGTAACAACAAATTACATTACAAAAGCTGATATTTTCGCTAACACGCGATTTTCGTTGgagttaaaaattaaaactgcACAGTGAAAATGACTGTCCTCAACACAACATCGAAATACAAATTGGTTTTTTAACTTTGTACGGGAAACGCGAAATCACCAGGCGTGAATTTATAGCTCTTTAGACGCATGAAAGTACAAACATTGTGGAATGCCATTTCAACTGGACAAATTTGTCATATGCACGTTTTACTTTAATTTGAAATGATGAGAAAGGATTATAAGAATGATTTGTTTATGGATATCGCACTAAATGGTTAAAATGACGTCATTGAAAACGTAATGTTGATGTCCATCAACACATTGTACATATCTTCTTAATAAATGTAGTTACACGTTGTAAATTAATTATAAAGAGATCTCTAAAAATTGTTCAAACCCATGAATAAATTAGACAGTACTGTCCAGTAAGTCGGAATTGATAGACGACCTTATAAACTATGTTTATTTAGCTTAGATAATattggcggatccaggatttgttAAAATGGGGACCCAATAGGAGGGGACCGCTACAAGTAACTCCTCGGTTAGGACAAGTCTTTTATCCCACGTccaaaaacatttgaaatgaaaagaatataaaatctgaaaaatgtGTAATGAAGACTTAACTCAGAATTGAGAAAGATATACGTACGCATTCGGGTTACGCGAGGACGTTTCTGTCCGCTTTACCGCGTAACGACCTCAAGTGGAGATATTTCCCTATACTCAATCAACAACCCATAAGTAATTCACAAGTAATTCATCACCAGTCAGTCCTAAAGGTTAATGTAGCTGCCACTCACCCACTATTTGTAGGGTGGCTGCCACGAGCCCAGCCACCGCAGCAATCATAAACAGCAGACAGCACGTCCAACGTCGCCCGATCCTGTTAAACGTAACATTGAAATCTTTGGAATACAATGTACCTCTTTTTTGTAAAAGGACAGTTTTCCTGATAAAATGATATCTACTAGGCTCAAATATAGTGTCTACATACTTACCAGTGCTTAAGAATTTGGTAttaaatatcttgctgtggccttcaatgcgacatttagatatatcgacgatgtattatatattaacaataataattttcattcatatgtcgattcaatataacccagtgaaatcgaaataaaagaaaccacagagttgtccacttctcctccatacttagatattttattgaaagtagatattaacggcaaactaacaactgtACTCTATGACAATCCACTATTTtgtcaacttctccatcgtcaacttccaatattttgtaacaacattccattatcacctgcatattgtgtttacatctctcaaatgattcgatacgcaagagcttgttctgcgtatggtcagtttttaaatcgaagcaggctactgacaaacaagttgatggtgcaggggttccaacagtctcgtttaaaatcagcatttctcaaattctatggtcgttataacgatctagtttgtcaatacaacctaccattgagtcaaatactgtctgacgtgtttcatgtcgattgttaggccgttcttggcacactgattttgactacggattcgTTTAAATTCGGATAcggttcgtttaaaatacagttgtgatgatgaaccttacaaacaaagacaatgttattacaagctttgtcagttggAACCTCATGTAAcccatctaattcttttatcacttctagtCTACTAAACACAGTTGGATGGATGGTACGTAcgtttgttttaatatgtctaatgcgggattttaatattcctcttatacttttaatccattttgacaatgtatcaatttcttctttttaatatttagcccatcgtctagcatgatcttcgacagaattcataatagagatgaagttctgtcgccaattgcaAGACCGAGGCTCTCTGTATTTAGAACCTTTTATAAAGTGAtctgaggtcctcattttcaactatatcaacgtcaccagtaatgacatgtccagctggaatATAGTTGAAAGAATAtaaagaacacgtaggtggattaagtataagatggtctatatctaggcactgtaaagtttgtttataattaaaacgtttggaagcaatagtagaagtatagctgtaggaaatgcTGGGCGTatacttgaacttgaaataagttggaatacaggactgaactcttttatgacgaagaatgttgcttatgttgacggcatctacataaatatggattGATTGGTTGCATTttatttaacgtcccgcttgagaatgtttcactcatgtGGAAACATCACCATCGCTgatgaagggttgcaaaatttaggcctatgctcggtgcttatggccctTGAgaaggaagggatctttatacCTCGTTTTTGCGgactcattcgaaggaccgctccattcagtcgcctcttacagcAAGCAAGGGGtgatgaggacctattctaacctggatcaaCAATGgtgaaactgaaatcatcccgtttcgGTTTGTCATAAAGCCGAGTTGTtaattagtttgccgttaaagtTTACGCTCAATAAGATATTAAAATGTtaattagtttgccgttaaagtTTACGCTCAATAAGATATTAaaatggaagactctgtggtgtcttttatttcgaattgaACGGGATATATacaatcgacatatgaatgaaatttaatatTATTCATAGATAAAagatcgtcgatatatctaatcAAATGTCGAGCTTGGGGCCACAGCAATATATTTTTCTCACGTACAATTGAagctttgaataaattctgccacATAACACTACAAAATCAAAAGGAGCATAATCGGTGCGCATGGAAATTCCCacagactattggaagacctgatcacatAATACTACGTAGATAACAATatggaactccagcatcttttaaTATCATCTTAAGAGTACATGTGCGTAGAATAAGAATGGTGCTTAACAATTAattgaaaaatctttttaaaccTGTTGTTGAGATACCAAGAGCTGAGGGTTCCTGGTATTTCCACGACGCTTAGAAGAAACATGTTGACGTAGAGGCTTCCGGATAACTGGCCCACACCAAATGTTATGGCGTAGTATGAATACCCACATGACAGCCTATAGTATGACACATCTATATTTCAATGGTGTAAAGTTTAGTTATTATGATGATTATTTCATATATGCTTCTTTAAATCTACAAAGATCTTTGTCATAATGAGAAACATTTATGTAAAACAGCTGCAGGCAATTAACTTCTAGTGATTATTTGTAACGGAACCTTACcaacaaaacatcaaaagacATGACGTTTGAAGAAAGTTTCCATGGCGAAATATATCAATGAGCGTAAATTTCTTATTCGATTCACCCACGGACTTGTAGATGACATCCTGTAGTTTGGTCAGATCGGGCACCTCTCTGTTGTTGGTTCGAGCCACTTTTTTTATTACCTCCATAGATTTCTCCACTTTGTAACGGGAGGCCAGCCAACGGAAGCTTTCTGGTATAACTCTGAAAGATTTTGAATCCAATGTACTGGTTTAATTATACTTAACATTCAAAAATTACCTATTGGGTTAATATGGTATATTTCTACTTTGCACCATAAAGCTTTAAcgagaaaaaataatttaaccATTCCAATGGTAAACGGCTTATGTCTTTA
Coding sequences:
- the LOC125667658 gene encoding solute carrier family 22 member 4-like: MESLNILLEDVIDKCGGFGRFQWTVVSVAMLSKVACAWGILMMQFGGATPDWWCQWTNDSAIESTANNESRLLEFYQACSLPGNGSTPLHCFSVRFSNDMNTVVNEWGLICDKDWVTSTITTIQMGGLLVSGILAGQLSDTFGRKPTFVLSLLIMTISNLIAAFSISWEMFAVLRFLIGLGSGIYLATMYIYMIEFIPKKYRPMITAFPAFPIFAAMFGLMAWWLRDWKNLHYATTIVTASTLLSTLVIPESFRWLASRYKVEKSMEVIKKVARTNNREVPDLTKLQDVIYKSVGESNKKFTLIDIFRHGNFLQTSCLLMFCWLSCGYSYYAITFGVGQLSGSLYVNMFLLSVVEIPGTLSSWYLNNRIGRRWTCCLLFMIAAVAGLVAATLQIVDVPDKASMITGFSLAAKLGVSAAWPALMTYTTELYPTVIRNISYGFLSSVSRVGAMIAPQIVHLNTKVPGLLYFLFGGSMFLSAIISLMFPETKGKALEDQIQTKNIDFKETEKTNKNENGI